Proteins found in one Streptomyces sp. NBC_00461 genomic segment:
- a CDS encoding beta-galactosidase: MTDLPARVLFGAAYYHEYQPYERLKTDLDLMAEAKFSVIRVGESVWSTWEPENGRFELDWLRPVLDGAHERGISVVLGTPTYAVPPWLARQYPEIAAEDAAGRRAGWGARQEVDFTHPAFRFHAERVIRAITARYAAHPAVIGFQVDNEPGGRLPHNHGVFQRFVDDLRQRYGDVETLNREWGLVYWSHRLSTWADLWTPEGNAQPQYDLAWRAFQARLTTEFIAWQAGIVREYARPDQFVTTCLAYGLPGLEDDELTDSLDITAGNPYYEMQDSLTMPEPPREKLPQQWMAYGAWALHQSADRIYSSRQEPFLITETNAQAISGTYENRPAFDGQWRQAAWALVARGARMIEYWHWHTLHFGTETYWGGILPHSGQPGRAYRELARLGAEFERAGDLVAGITPDADIAMVYSAPSRWLMQKYPPLAGPDGGPDGGAYEGIFEPFYRGAFEAGRQVRILHARQLHDPRGERPGLVPEAAAELHPVLIAPALYVADDGMLDWLGAYAEAGGHVVLGPRTGYGDHEARARHEVTPARLVRAAGVRYDEFSNLHVDVPLRAAPDSPLRLSGDAVATRWVEGLAVEDADVLAEYDHPHFGRWPAVTTRRHGAGRVTCVGTVPGRDLARALATWLAPTPGGGWQGLPDSVTVATGTAPDGRRVHVVHNWSWQPATAQAPADLTDALDESGHVIPTGTPVQLGAWDVRVFAAAPGPAAQDR; the protein is encoded by the coding sequence ATGACTGATCTGCCCGCGCGCGTCCTGTTCGGCGCCGCCTACTACCACGAGTACCAGCCGTACGAGCGGCTCAAGACCGACCTCGATCTCATGGCGGAGGCGAAGTTCAGCGTCATCCGCGTCGGCGAGTCGGTCTGGTCAACCTGGGAACCGGAGAACGGCCGGTTCGAACTCGACTGGCTGCGACCCGTCCTCGACGGCGCACACGAGCGCGGCATCTCCGTCGTCCTCGGCACTCCCACCTACGCGGTGCCGCCGTGGCTGGCCCGGCAGTACCCGGAGATCGCCGCCGAGGACGCGGCCGGGCGCCGCGCCGGGTGGGGCGCCCGGCAGGAGGTCGACTTCACGCACCCCGCCTTCCGCTTCCACGCGGAACGGGTGATCCGCGCGATCACGGCCCGCTACGCCGCCCACCCCGCGGTCATCGGCTTCCAGGTCGACAACGAGCCCGGGGGGCGACTGCCGCACAACCACGGCGTCTTCCAGCGCTTCGTGGACGACCTGCGGCAGCGGTACGGCGATGTCGAGACCCTCAACCGCGAGTGGGGGCTCGTCTACTGGTCGCACCGGCTGTCCACCTGGGCCGACCTGTGGACCCCGGAGGGCAACGCGCAGCCGCAGTACGACCTGGCCTGGCGGGCCTTCCAGGCACGCCTGACCACCGAGTTCATCGCCTGGCAGGCCGGCATCGTGCGCGAGTACGCGAGGCCGGACCAGTTCGTCACCACCTGCCTCGCCTACGGCCTGCCCGGCCTGGAGGACGACGAGCTCACCGACAGCCTCGACATCACCGCGGGCAACCCGTACTACGAGATGCAGGACAGCCTCACGATGCCCGAGCCGCCGCGGGAGAAGCTGCCGCAGCAGTGGATGGCGTACGGGGCGTGGGCGCTGCACCAGAGCGCCGACAGGATCTACTCCTCGCGCCAGGAGCCGTTCCTGATCACCGAGACCAACGCCCAGGCCATCAGCGGCACTTACGAGAACCGGCCCGCCTTCGACGGGCAGTGGCGGCAGGCCGCGTGGGCGCTGGTCGCACGCGGGGCCCGCATGATCGAGTACTGGCACTGGCACACGCTGCACTTCGGCACCGAGACGTACTGGGGCGGAATCCTCCCGCACAGCGGACAACCCGGGCGCGCCTACCGCGAACTCGCCCGACTGGGCGCCGAGTTCGAGCGCGCCGGGGATCTGGTCGCCGGGATCACGCCGGACGCGGACATCGCGATGGTGTACTCGGCGCCGAGCAGGTGGCTGATGCAGAAGTATCCGCCGCTCGCGGGCCCCGACGGCGGTCCGGACGGGGGTGCGTACGAGGGCATCTTCGAGCCGTTCTACCGGGGCGCGTTCGAGGCGGGGCGCCAGGTACGGATCCTGCACGCGCGCCAGTTGCACGACCCGCGGGGCGAACGCCCAGGACTGGTGCCGGAGGCGGCGGCCGAACTGCACCCCGTGCTCATCGCTCCGGCGCTGTACGTGGCGGACGACGGGATGCTCGACTGGCTCGGTGCCTACGCGGAGGCGGGCGGTCACGTCGTGCTCGGTCCCCGTACCGGCTACGGCGATCACGAGGCGCGGGCACGCCACGAGGTGACACCGGCGCGACTGGTGCGGGCCGCGGGCGTCCGCTACGACGAGTTCAGCAACCTGCATGTCGACGTCCCGCTGCGCGCCGCACCGGACAGCCCGCTGCGGCTGTCGGGCGACGCGGTGGCCACCCGTTGGGTGGAGGGCCTGGCCGTCGAGGACGCCGACGTCCTGGCCGAGTACGACCACCCGCACTTCGGACGCTGGCCCGCCGTCACCACCCGCCGTCACGGCGCGGGCCGCGTCACGTGCGTGGGCACCGTGCCCGGCCGTGATCTGGCCCGAGCGCTCGCCACCTGGCTCGCCCCCACCCCGGGCGGCGGCTGGCAGGGCCTGCCGGACTCGGTCACCGTGGCCACCGGCACTGCCCCCGACGGGCGGCGCGTCCATGTCGTGCACAACTGGAGCTGGCAGCCGGCCACTGCCCAGGCCCCGGCGGACCTGACCGACGCCCTGGACGAGAGCGGGCACGTGATCCCGACCGGTACGCCCGTGCAGCTCGGTGCCTGGGACGTCCGTGTCTTCGCAGCCGCACCGGGGCCCGCCGCTCAGGACCGGTGA
- a CDS encoding GH1 family beta-glucosidase: protein MSNASGPTARPFPELPAGFRFGAATAAYQIEGAHDQDGRGPSIWDTFSHTPGRTLGGATGDTACDHYHRYPEDIALLRGLGVDGYRFSIAWSRLLPQGTGPVNAKGLDFYDRLIDDLLAAGVAPAVTLYHWDLPQALEDRGGWRVRETAEAFAQYAALAAERYGDRVERWITLNEPYCSAFVGYAEGRHAPGAEEGRGALAAAHHLLVGHGLAVRELRVAGARETGITLNLDRLHAASDLPEDRAALRRAEVLHNEVWAEPLLAGRYPEYEDETWGGLAAGAWRLPGDLELIGAPLDFLGVNFYRPVTVAAAPHREADPEVRTAVDIGVTELDPYGTRHTTMGWPVVPEALTELLCGLDARYPHLPPVWITENGSAETDTVGPDGRVHDAERIDYLTDHFAAVAAAVAAGVDVRGYYAWSLLDNFEWARGYDQRFGLVHVDYDTLTRTPKDSYHWYRGLITAHRARTEETTP, encoded by the coding sequence ATGTCCAACGCATCCGGGCCCACCGCGCGCCCGTTCCCCGAACTGCCCGCCGGGTTCCGCTTCGGAGCCGCGACCGCCGCCTACCAGATCGAGGGCGCCCACGACCAGGACGGCCGCGGCCCGTCCATCTGGGACACCTTCAGCCACACCCCTGGCCGCACCCTCGGCGGCGCCACCGGTGACACCGCCTGCGACCACTACCACCGCTACCCCGAGGACATCGCCCTGCTGCGCGGGCTCGGCGTCGACGGCTACCGGTTCTCGATCGCCTGGTCCCGCCTGCTGCCCCAGGGCACCGGGCCGGTCAACGCCAAGGGCCTCGACTTCTACGACCGGCTGATCGACGATCTGCTGGCCGCTGGCGTCGCCCCCGCCGTGACGCTCTACCACTGGGACCTGCCGCAGGCCCTGGAGGACCGAGGCGGCTGGCGCGTCAGGGAGACCGCCGAGGCGTTCGCGCAGTACGCGGCCCTCGCTGCCGAGCGTTACGGGGACCGGGTGGAGCGCTGGATCACCCTCAACGAGCCGTACTGCTCCGCCTTCGTCGGCTATGCCGAGGGCCGGCACGCACCCGGTGCCGAAGAGGGCCGGGGCGCGCTGGCCGCCGCCCACCACCTGCTGGTCGGCCACGGCCTAGCGGTACGTGAGCTGCGCGTCGCGGGCGCCCGCGAGACAGGCATCACCCTCAACCTCGACCGCCTCCACGCCGCCTCCGACCTCCCCGAGGACCGGGCCGCCCTGCGCCGGGCCGAGGTCCTCCACAACGAGGTCTGGGCCGAGCCACTCCTCGCCGGACGCTATCCGGAATACGAGGACGAGACCTGGGGCGGTCTCGCCGCCGGTGCCTGGCGGTTGCCCGGCGACCTGGAACTGATCGGCGCCCCGCTGGACTTCCTCGGCGTCAACTTCTACCGCCCCGTGACGGTCGCCGCCGCCCCTCACCGCGAGGCCGACCCCGAAGTGCGCACCGCCGTGGACATCGGTGTCACCGAGCTGGACCCGTACGGGACCCGGCACACCACCATGGGCTGGCCCGTCGTCCCGGAGGCGCTGACCGAGCTGCTCTGCGGACTCGACGCCCGCTACCCGCACCTTCCGCCGGTCTGGATCACCGAGAACGGCTCCGCCGAGACCGACACCGTCGGCCCCGACGGCCGGGTCCACGACGCCGAGCGGATCGACTACCTCACGGACCACTTCGCCGCCGTCGCCGCCGCCGTCGCCGCCGGGGTGGACGTGCGTGGCTACTACGCCTGGTCGTTGCTGGACAACTTCGAGTGGGCGCGCGGCTACGACCAGCGCTTCGGTCTTGTCCACGTCGACTACGACACGCTGACTCGAACGCCCAAGGACAGCTACCACTGGTACCGGGGCCTGATCACCGCGCATCGCGCGCGGACGGAGGAAACCACCCCATGA